One window from the genome of Paraclostridium sordellii encodes:
- a CDS encoding arsenic resistance protein produces the protein MENINKFQSFVILGMVLTGIMIGQISFIQVYSEYIIMPALMIMLFLVFIQIPIKDIAKSFKNKKFTLSAIFINFIWTPILIAILGKIFLGNNPELLIGFIMLMVTPCTDWYLIFTGIAKGNVALGTSILPLNLILQLLLLPVYVFLIGGTSVELDAMNLLQGVLFSLVIPLIASLLYRNFTIKNKGLNYLEDKIVPKSCDYQGYFLNIAIVAMFASQGKVLLRNPQVLLLLLLPVLLFFIINLIVGQIIGRKLELSKEDNVALNFTTLARNSPIALAIAVATFPNKPLISLALIIGPLIELPVLFIVSKILLRINKEA, from the coding sequence GTTTTGACTGGAATAATGATAGGCCAAATAAGCTTTATACAGGTTTACTCAGAGTATATAATAATGCCAGCATTAATGATTATGTTATTTTTAGTTTTTATACAAATACCTATAAAGGATATAGCTAAATCTTTTAAGAATAAAAAATTTACTTTAAGTGCCATATTTATAAATTTTATATGGACGCCGATACTTATAGCTATCTTAGGCAAAATTTTCTTGGGAAATAATCCAGAACTATTAATAGGATTTATTATGCTTATGGTAACACCTTGTACAGACTGGTATTTAATTTTTACGGGTATAGCAAAAGGTAATGTTGCTTTGGGGACATCTATACTACCTTTAAACTTAATTCTTCAGTTGTTATTACTTCCTGTATATGTATTTTTAATAGGCGGGACTAGTGTTGAATTAGATGCGATGAATCTTTTACAAGGAGTTTTATTTAGTTTAGTTATTCCGCTTATAGCTTCTTTACTTTATAGAAACTTTACTATAAAAAATAAGGGATTAAATTATCTTGAAGACAAAATAGTTCCGAAATCTTGTGACTATCAAGGGTACTTTTTAAATATAGCAATAGTAGCAATGTTTGCATCACAAGGTAAAGTATTGCTTAGAAATCCACAGGTTCTTTTATTATTACTTTTGCCAGTATTATTATTTTTTATTATAAATTTAATTGTGGGACAAATAATTGGAAGAAAATTAGAACTTAGTAAAGAAGATAATGTGGCTTTAAATTTTACTACTTTAGCAAGAAATTCACCAATAGCACTTGCAATAGCAGTAGCTACATTTCCTAATAAACCATTAATATCTTTAGCACTTATAATAGGACCGTTAATAGAGTTACCAGTTTTATTTATTGTTTCAAAGATATTATTAAGAATAAACAAAGAAGCTTAA
- a CDS encoding DUF3955 domain-containing protein: MKKYIINLIPFILGIGCLGSFSIIGSKVLEDGTLSEPFFLIPTAYLLFFIGIIGLIVRFIFDFIKGKKVKTKNL; encoded by the coding sequence ATGAAAAAATATATAATAAATTTAATACCATTTATATTAGGAATCGGGTGTTTAGGATCTTTTAGTATTATAGGGAGTAAGGTTTTAGAGGATGGAACTTTATCAGAGCCATTTTTCTTAATACCAACTGCATACCTATTATTTTTCATAGGAATTATAGGTTTAATAGTTAGATTTATATTCGACTTTATAAAAGGTAAAAAAGTGAAAACTAAAAATTTATAA
- a CDS encoding Rossmann-like and DUF2520 domain-containing protein, giving the protein MVTIKIGFIGAGKVGFSLGKYLKENNKNVVGYYSSSGHSSKEASTFTKTKQYIELEELTKDSDMILITTPDSKIKEVWENLISFPINNKIICHLSGAISSNIFSDITKYGAYGYSIHPILAISDKYNSYKNLSKACITIEGHEKHIKTLKDMFISMGNEVFIMEEKHKILYHQACVNVSNLIIPLINNSIINLKSCGFKEEEAIKALYPLIEFNVANIKNKGIIKSITGPVERGDLITIKNHCDVLNNDEKELYKILSKNLLKIVKLKNLDKDYSKIEEFLGE; this is encoded by the coding sequence GTGGTAACTATAAAAATTGGATTTATTGGAGCGGGAAAAGTAGGATTTTCCCTAGGTAAGTATTTAAAAGAAAACAATAAAAATGTAGTTGGGTATTATAGCAGTAGTGGGCATTCTTCAAAAGAAGCTTCAACTTTTACAAAAACCAAACAATACATTGAATTAGAAGAATTAACAAAAGACAGTGATATGATACTAATCACTACTCCTGACTCTAAAATTAAAGAGGTTTGGGAGAATCTAATTAGCTTTCCTATTAATAACAAAATAATATGCCATTTAAGTGGCGCAATATCTTCAAATATCTTTTCGGATATAACCAAGTATGGTGCATACGGTTATTCTATTCACCCAATTTTAGCAATTTCGGATAAATATAATTCTTATAAAAATCTTTCTAAGGCTTGTATAACTATTGAAGGTCATGAAAAACATATAAAAACTTTAAAAGATATGTTTATATCTATGGGAAATGAAGTTTTTATTATGGAAGAGAAACATAAAATTTTATATCATCAGGCATGTGTAAATGTAAGTAACTTAATAATTCCACTTATAAATAACAGTATAATAAATCTTAAAAGTTGTGGGTTTAAAGAAGAAGAAGCTATAAAAGCTTTATATCCACTTATAGAGTTTAATGTAGCAAATATTAAAAATAAAGGAATTATTAAAAGCATAACTGGGCCTGTAGAAAGAGGAGATTTAATTACCATAAAAAATCATTGTGATGTATTGAATAATGATGAAAAAGAATTATATAAAATATTATCTAAAAATTTGCTTAAAATAGTAAAATTAAAAAATTTAGATAAAGATTATTCAAAAATTGAAGAATTTCTGGGGGAATAA
- the panB gene encoding 3-methyl-2-oxobutanoate hydroxymethyltransferase, which translates to MKNTTITFKDSKKNKQKLTMLTAYDYSTAKLIDSCGINGILVGDSLGMVCLGYEDTLSVTMEDMIHHTKAVAKGAKNSLIVADMPFMSYQTSVYDAVYNAGRLIKEGRAQAIKLEGGVEVFEQIQAIVKASIPVMGHVGLTPQSVNAFGGFKVQGKDEVAAKKLIEDSVAVEKAGAFSVVLEGVPSKLAKIVTEKLSIPTIGIGAGVDCDGQILVYQDMLGMFSDFTPKFVKKYESLGDKMKSAFETYIDEVENGYFPSQKHSFNINDEIIEKLY; encoded by the coding sequence ATGAAAAATACTACTATAACTTTTAAAGATTCTAAGAAAAACAAACAAAAACTAACAATGCTTACAGCTTATGATTATTCAACAGCTAAGTTAATAGATAGTTGTGGGATAAATGGAATTTTAGTTGGGGATTCATTAGGAATGGTGTGTCTAGGGTATGAAGATACATTATCTGTTACTATGGAAGATATGATTCATCATACAAAAGCTGTAGCTAAAGGTGCAAAAAATTCTTTAATAGTAGCAGATATGCCTTTCATGTCTTATCAAACATCTGTTTATGATGCTGTATATAATGCAGGAAGACTAATAAAAGAAGGAAGAGCTCAAGCTATAAAGCTAGAAGGTGGAGTAGAAGTATTTGAACAAATCCAAGCTATTGTTAAAGCATCTATACCTGTTATGGGACATGTAGGATTAACTCCACAGTCAGTTAATGCATTTGGAGGGTTTAAGGTCCAAGGAAAAGATGAAGTGGCGGCAAAAAAACTTATAGAAGATTCAGTAGCTGTTGAAAAAGCAGGAGCTTTCTCGGTTGTGTTAGAAGGGGTACCATCAAAACTAGCTAAGATAGTAACTGAAAAGTTAAGTATTCCAACTATAGGTATTGGGGCAGGAGTTGATTGTGATGGTCAAATATTAGTATATCAAGACATGCTGGGTATGTTTAGTGACTTTACACCAAAGTTTGTTAAAAAATATGAATCATTAGGAGATAAAATGAAAAGTGCTTTTGAAACATATATAGATGAAGTAGAAAATGGGTATTTTCCATCTCAAAAACATAGTTTTAATATAAATGATGAGATAATTGAAAAATTGTACTAG
- the panC gene encoding pantoate--beta-alanine ligase: MNIIHDIDNIKKRIKKYKKDELSIGFVPTMGYLHEGHESLIKKACIENDKVVVSVFVNPIQFGVNEDLSNYPTDIKKDIDICEKLGVDIVFNPEAKTMYNEDFSTFIEVGNLTKGLCGKSRPTHFKGVCTVVNKLFNIVNPDRAYFGQKDAQQLAVIKKMVRDLNMDIEIIGCPIIREKDGLAKSSRNTYLTIEERKAATIINKTLNEAKKLIIEGERNSENIINFIKNKINLEPLAKIDYINIVDINRLEDINIIEHEVLVAVAVFIGKTRLIDNFIYDER; this comes from the coding sequence ATGAATATTATACATGATATAGATAACATAAAAAAACGTATTAAGAAATATAAAAAAGATGAGTTAAGTATAGGATTTGTACCTACTATGGGATATTTACATGAAGGGCATGAAAGCCTTATAAAAAAGGCTTGTATAGAAAATGATAAAGTAGTTGTAAGTGTATTTGTAAATCCAATCCAATTTGGAGTAAATGAAGACTTATCAAATTATCCAACCGATATAAAAAAAGATATTGATATATGTGAAAAACTAGGTGTTGATATAGTATTTAACCCAGAAGCTAAAACAATGTATAACGAAGATTTTTCAACTTTTATTGAGGTAGGAAACTTAACAAAAGGGCTTTGTGGAAAAAGTAGACCTACTCATTTTAAGGGCGTTTGTACTGTAGTTAATAAATTATTTAATATAGTAAACCCTGATAGGGCTTACTTTGGACAAAAAGATGCTCAACAACTTGCTGTTATAAAAAAAATGGTAAGAGACTTAAATATGGATATTGAAATTATAGGATGTCCTATAATCAGGGAGAAAGATGGGCTTGCAAAAAGCTCAAGAAATACATATTTAACAATAGAAGAACGAAAAGCCGCTACTATAATAAATAAAACATTAAATGAAGCCAAGAAGCTAATAATTGAAGGGGAAAGAAATTCTGAGAATATAATAAATTTTATAAAAAATAAGATTAATTTAGAGCCATTGGCTAAAATTGATTATATTAATATAGTTGACATCAATCGTTTGGAAGATATAAATATAATAGAACATGAAGTATTGGTTGCTGTAGCTGTATTTATAGGAAAGACTAGATTAATAGATAATTTTATATATGATGAGAGATAA
- a CDS encoding TVP38/TMEM64 family protein codes for MNKSTKRNLIKVIIVIAVISLYFFIPSIKENVNQAVSILNNLDVDMLKKYILSFGMWAPTVSFILMILQSVIAPIPAFIITFANAGLFGWINGAILSWTSSMIGATLCFYIARFLGRDVVIKLTSNEGLNKVDKFFGKYGNYAILIARLLPFISFDIVSYAAGLTSMKFSAFFIATGIGQLPATIIYSYIGGVLTGTTKTLVTGLLFIFALSAIIALLKSMKKDKKINKRNNIV; via the coding sequence GTGAATAAATCCACTAAGAGAAATTTAATTAAAGTTATTATAGTAATAGCAGTTATAAGTTTATACTTTTTTATTCCATCTATAAAAGAAAATGTAAATCAAGCTGTATCTATATTAAATAATTTAGATGTTGATATGTTAAAAAAATATATATTAAGTTTTGGAATGTGGGCACCAACAGTATCTTTTATACTTATGATACTTCAATCTGTTATAGCACCAATACCAGCTTTTATTATTACTTTTGCAAATGCTGGATTATTTGGTTGGATAAATGGAGCTATACTGTCATGGACAAGTTCTATGATAGGAGCTACACTTTGTTTTTATATAGCTAGATTTTTAGGTAGAGATGTTGTTATAAAGCTTACATCTAATGAAGGTTTAAATAAAGTTGATAAATTTTTTGGAAAGTATGGTAATTATGCAATTTTAATTGCAAGGCTTTTACCATTTATATCTTTTGATATAGTTAGTTATGCTGCAGGACTAACATCAATGAAATTTTCTGCATTCTTTATAGCAACTGGAATAGGACAATTACCAGCAACAATTATATACTCTTATATAGGAGGAGTATTAACTGGAACTACTAAAACTTTAGTAACAGGTTTATTGTTTATATTTGCATTATCAGCTATAATAGCTCTTTTAAAGAGTATGAAAAAAGATAAAAAGATTAATAAAAGAAATAACATAGTATAG
- a CDS encoding sensor histidine kinase has translation MHKKIRGIIYILFFVILLTIATTLNGKRGKVYSHNDTNKGFNVLVLNSYHQGYKWESSILKGLDEYIEENSDCGINFKIEYLDFRNNYNDKYIDSLKKMLKEKYPKGSIDAIYTVNDEAYEVFYKDVVDEESNFYKIPLLFSGVDYKESGNKEEKEYMAGIYHGDDSLSLMNMIMELSPNVKNINLIIEDSRYGESVKAEIDNLIDTYLKDEMKVNYIKSNYIQDIYNKLKNLEDNNETVNIIAGEFQYKNSKKYIEPKDAIKEIRKYTKRPIYSNDPSYMHAGIVGGYMDIGGEHAKIICSMIASLKKGINIRDIENTVEPRANGFVDYNSIYEYNINPLNVGKDVNIINKKVYEFLIPTWCKNAILVILIIFITIGIIGVKFLSKNRKRKQEEKEEIKIAKEREKLKSDFIVNLSHELRTPINVILGISKVLECSVQKDNLDKNYLLNKLESINLNSYRLLKISNNIIDMTKAESGMLKLNLETCNIVSIVEDVFDISVEVANRKNIYMTFDTVCEEIKTAVDIEQIRRVVLNLLSNSIKFTPKNGNINLFIWKNLDNIVIEVVDSGVGIPKEKLSEIFHSFYQIENLYTRSSEGSGIGLSIIKEIVQMHGGKIEVESEVGEGSIFRIYIPINLENNIPDYNPCKIEDIKRMVELEMSDI, from the coding sequence ATGCATAAAAAGATTAGGGGCATAATATATATATTATTTTTTGTTATTTTACTTACTATAGCCACAACTCTTAATGGAAAAAGAGGTAAGGTATATTCACATAATGATACAAATAAAGGTTTTAATGTTTTAGTTTTAAATTCTTATCATCAAGGCTATAAATGGGAGTCAAGCATTTTAAAGGGATTAGATGAATATATAGAGGAAAATAGTGATTGTGGGATAAATTTTAAAATAGAATATTTAGATTTTAGAAATAATTATAATGATAAATATATAGATTCATTAAAGAAAATGTTAAAAGAAAAATACCCAAAAGGAAGTATTGATGCTATATATACTGTAAATGATGAAGCTTATGAGGTTTTCTATAAAGATGTAGTAGATGAAGAAAGTAACTTTTATAAAATTCCTCTATTATTTAGTGGAGTAGACTATAAAGAAAGTGGGAATAAAGAAGAAAAAGAATATATGGCTGGGATTTATCATGGAGACGATAGTTTAAGTTTAATGAACATGATCATGGAGTTAAGTCCTAATGTTAAAAATATAAATTTAATAATAGAGGATTCAAGATATGGAGAATCCGTAAAAGCTGAAATTGATAACTTGATAGATACATATCTAAAAGATGAAATGAAAGTAAATTATATAAAAAGTAATTATATACAAGACATATATAATAAATTAAAAAATTTAGAGGATAACAATGAAACTGTAAATATTATTGCAGGAGAATTTCAATACAAAAACTCTAAAAAATATATAGAGCCTAAAGATGCTATAAAAGAAATTAGAAAATATACAAAAAGACCTATATACTCAAACGACCCAAGTTATATGCATGCAGGTATAGTTGGTGGATATATGGATATAGGTGGAGAACATGCAAAAATAATCTGTAGCATGATAGCTAGTTTAAAAAAAGGTATAAATATTAGAGATATAGAAAATACTGTAGAGCCAAGAGCAAATGGATTTGTGGATTATAACAGTATATATGAATATAATATAAATCCATTAAATGTTGGAAAAGATGTTAATATAATAAATAAAAAAGTATATGAATTTTTAATACCTACTTGGTGTAAAAATGCAATATTAGTGATTTTAATTATATTTATTACTATTGGCATAATAGGAGTAAAGTTTTTATCTAAAAACAGAAAGAGAAAACAAGAAGAAAAAGAAGAAATTAAGATAGCAAAAGAGCGAGAAAAATTGAAGTCAGACTTTATAGTAAATTTAAGTCATGAACTTAGAACCCCTATAAATGTTATATTAGGAATTAGTAAAGTATTAGAATGTAGTGTTCAAAAAGATAATTTAGATAAAAATTATCTATTAAATAAATTGGAAAGTATAAATTTAAACTCATATAGATTATTAAAAATATCAAATAATATAATAGATATGACAAAGGCTGAGTCAGGTATGCTTAAACTAAATTTAGAAACTTGTAATATTGTAAGTATAGTAGAGGATGTTTTTGATATAAGTGTTGAAGTTGCTAATAGAAAAAATATTTATATGACTTTTGATACTGTTTGTGAAGAAATAAAAACAGCAGTAGATATAGAACAAATTAGGAGAGTTGTTTTAAATTTGTTATCAAATTCTATAAAGTTTACGCCTAAAAATGGAAATATAAATTTATTTATATGGAAAAATCTAGATAATATAGTTATTGAAGTTGTGGATAGTGGAGTTGGAATACCTAAAGAGAAATTAAGCGAAATTTTTCATAGTTTTTATCAGATTGAAAATCTATATACAAGAAGTAGTGAAGGAAGTGGAATAGGTCTAAGCATAATAAAAGAAATTGTACAAATGCATGGTGGGAAAATAGAGGTAGAAAGTGAAGTTGGAGAAGGGTCTATCTTTAGAATTTATATACCTATTAATTTAGAAAACAATATTCCAGATTATAATCCATGTAAAATTGAAGATATAAAAAGAATGGTGGAATTAGAAATGTCAGACATTTAA
- the mgtE gene encoding magnesium transporter, whose translation MKTNISKLELEKFLLHAPQDKVIEHVKSIHPVDVLDIIRENEADSYDILNRLPENYIASIIDEADIEEKYEILRRFSENKQKNIIEEMSSDELTDLLGSLDEENTRKILEKMTDEDARHVRQLLSYAPDTAAGIMATEFISIKENMTVGSTLEYLQTCGREIGNIYELYVIDKLYKLKGSISLKELVTHKFETLISEILKTEVECIPYDMDQEEVGHIFEKYGYLTMPVVDSHQRLLGIITFDDVIQILRDESTEDIHRLGGVDEGERINGTLMESVKSRLPWLVINLATAILASSVVGLFEGTIEKVVSLATFMPIVAGMGGNAGTQTLTIIVRGLALGELSYSNMKRTLFKELGIGAITGISIGAIIAVLGYLWEGKIIFGLVIGIAMILNMVVATVSGYLVPIALKKLKIDPALASSIFVTTFTDVLGFFFFLGLGTMFIHYLV comes from the coding sequence ATGAAAACAAATATAAGTAAATTAGAACTAGAGAAGTTTTTACTTCATGCTCCACAAGATAAGGTAATAGAGCATGTAAAATCTATTCATCCAGTTGATGTATTAGATATAATAAGAGAAAATGAAGCTGATAGTTATGATATTTTAAATCGATTGCCAGAAAACTATATAGCTTCTATAATTGATGAAGCTGATATTGAAGAAAAATATGAAATTTTAAGAAGATTTTCTGAAAATAAGCAAAAAAATATTATTGAAGAGATGTCTTCAGATGAATTAACAGATTTATTGGGTTCTTTAGATGAAGAAAATACTAGAAAAATTTTAGAAAAGATGACAGATGAAGATGCAAGACATGTTCGTCAGCTATTAAGTTATGCGCCAGATACAGCAGCAGGTATAATGGCAACTGAATTTATATCTATAAAAGAAAATATGACAGTAGGATCTACCTTAGAATATTTGCAAACTTGTGGTAGAGAAATAGGAAATATATATGAATTATATGTAATTGATAAACTTTATAAATTAAAAGGAAGCATTTCTCTAAAGGAATTAGTTACTCATAAATTTGAGACATTAATTTCTGAAATACTTAAAACTGAAGTTGAGTGTATCCCCTATGATATGGACCAAGAAGAAGTTGGACATATATTTGAAAAGTATGGGTATTTAACAATGCCTGTAGTAGATAGCCATCAAAGATTATTAGGAATTATAACATTTGATGATGTTATTCAAATATTAAGAGATGAATCTACTGAAGATATACATCGTCTTGGAGGGGTAGACGAAGGAGAACGAATAAATGGAACATTAATGGAGTCTGTAAAAAGTAGACTTCCATGGCTTGTAATAAATCTTGCAACAGCTATTTTAGCATCTTCCGTAGTTGGATTATTTGAAGGTACTATAGAAAAAGTTGTTTCACTAGCTACATTTATGCCAATAGTAGCTGGTATGGGTGGTAATGCAGGAACACAAACTTTAACAATAATAGTTAGAGGTTTGGCATTAGGTGAATTAAGTTATAGTAATATGAAAAGAACTTTATTTAAAGAGTTGGGAATAGGAGCTATAACAGGTATTTCAATTGGTGCAATAATAGCAGTTCTTGGGTATTTATGGGAAGGAAAGATTATATTTGGATTAGTAATAGGAATAGCTATGATATTAAATATGGTAGTAGCAACTGTTTCTGGATACTTAGTTCCTATTGCACTTAAAAAATTAAAAATAGATCCAGCATTAGCATCATCAATATTTGTAACTACATTTACAGATGTATTAGGATTTTTCTTTTTCTTAGGATTAGGAACTATGTTTATACATTATTTAGTATAA